The Candidatus Binatus sp. genome has a window encoding:
- the mfd gene encoding transcription-repair coupling factor: MQRSLKEAAGELEARLTANTERRFPVMGLRGAAGALMIREMGIRLRRPIVAVASTPSEAEALAGEVAFFLGEEPDAGAATRRVHLLRSWEVKPMAQLSPPTDAQASQLAALFAMLRHESPLVVTSAEALMTRTIPRTVFNESIVKVAIGDRLDLEALVEALVACGYQRVPQSEEAGDFSVRGGIVDAFSPLYRDPIRIELEDDLITSIRHFDAHSQRSGGELLEATITRTRYVPPSALKAPKLREQVALRAAEIGMVRKEAAELAEALENGLLFPGAELLMPYAYGRALDSVFDYMPAGALLWLVDPGRILAEANRFADTVSVETAAAARKPAFHPAPDSLFVGADAFERALGNFTAVEVGSLVTMIAPREGWAVPVEVKSQASLRLGSNQLSGVRTPPSFEPLATELREVQRGQGRSLMIVDGPHQVARLRRHLEAWDLEVNVECKSLSALLEWADYRPAIIEGEISAGVVLQADGLYIYSEEEIFGEPRAHRRRRPSAKGALLNLEQLKPDDFVVHIDHGIAKYRGLRHMKVADVEGDFLNLEYSGNDTMYVPVERINLVQRYIGGDDAEPKLDKLGSGSWEKVKRRTRQAVLAMAAELLDVYAAREVMEGHPYPPPGADYEEFASRFEFEETPDQQSAIDDVIRDLTRAKPMDRLICGDAGFGKTEVALRAAFIAVMDGRQVAVLVPTTILAEQHWNTFRERFKDYPVRVEMVSRFRSHKENRAVIEEAGRGKVDIIVGTHRLLSSDVQFPRLGLLVIDEEHRFGVVDKERIKKLKKLVPVLTMTATPIPRTLHMAMLGIRDLSVIQTPPPDRQAIRTFVAHFDDATIRDSILRELNRGGQVFFVHNRVENIDYMASHLRALVPEAKTAIAHGQMKERQLEDVMRDFIEKRVNVLVCSAIIESGLDIPNANTMIINRADHFGLAQLYQLRGRVGRSRQKAYAYLLIPGEHIITRDAKRRIDALRELVESESGGGFKLAMADLEHRGAGNLLGHEQHGQIAAVGFELYTEMMEEAIAELRGQPSRPDFEPELRIAVPAYIPEAYVSDENERLALYRRLARAQREEDLGEIRDELRDRFGPVPTLIENLIAAMNVRRQMKQLMILSAILKGSQLEIRFHPDAPVETARLVKLADQNRRTLRLTPSYQVIARIEPGEYEQLFAQLDGVLQALAGCEKLENWTAAKVGPAVN; this comes from the coding sequence TTGCAACGCAGCCTCAAAGAAGCGGCCGGCGAACTCGAAGCGCGGCTCACGGCAAATACCGAACGCCGATTCCCGGTGATGGGATTGCGCGGCGCGGCTGGCGCGCTGATGATTCGCGAGATGGGAATCCGGCTGCGGCGTCCAATCGTCGCGGTCGCGTCAACGCCGTCGGAAGCCGAGGCGCTGGCGGGAGAGGTTGCGTTTTTTCTCGGTGAGGAGCCCGACGCCGGCGCCGCCACGCGCCGGGTGCATCTGCTCCGCTCGTGGGAAGTGAAACCGATGGCGCAATTGTCGCCACCGACCGACGCGCAGGCGTCGCAACTGGCGGCGCTGTTCGCGATGCTTCGGCATGAGTCGCCGCTGGTCGTTACGTCGGCCGAAGCGCTGATGACGCGCACGATTCCGCGCACGGTGTTCAACGAATCGATCGTTAAAGTGGCCATTGGCGACCGGCTGGATCTCGAGGCGCTGGTCGAAGCGCTCGTGGCGTGCGGCTATCAGCGCGTGCCGCAGAGCGAAGAGGCGGGAGACTTCAGTGTGCGCGGCGGGATCGTCGATGCGTTCTCGCCATTGTACCGCGACCCGATTCGCATCGAGCTCGAAGACGACCTGATCACCTCGATTCGCCACTTCGACGCGCACAGCCAGCGCTCGGGCGGCGAACTGCTCGAGGCGACGATAACGCGCACTCGCTACGTGCCGCCGTCTGCGCTGAAGGCGCCGAAGCTGCGCGAGCAGGTCGCGTTGCGGGCCGCGGAAATCGGCATGGTGCGCAAGGAGGCCGCGGAACTGGCCGAGGCGCTCGAGAACGGGCTGTTGTTTCCAGGCGCGGAACTGCTGATGCCGTATGCGTACGGACGCGCGCTCGACAGCGTGTTCGATTACATGCCGGCGGGCGCGTTGCTGTGGCTGGTCGATCCGGGGCGCATTCTCGCCGAGGCAAATCGCTTCGCCGATACCGTATCCGTCGAGACGGCAGCGGCGGCGCGCAAGCCCGCGTTTCATCCCGCGCCGGATTCGCTGTTCGTCGGCGCAGACGCGTTTGAACGCGCGCTGGGAAACTTCACCGCCGTCGAGGTCGGCTCGCTGGTTACGATGATCGCGCCGCGCGAGGGATGGGCGGTGCCGGTTGAGGTCAAATCGCAGGCCAGTTTGCGACTGGGATCGAACCAACTCAGTGGAGTGCGGACGCCGCCGAGCTTCGAGCCGCTGGCGACGGAACTGCGCGAAGTCCAGCGCGGGCAGGGACGTTCGCTGATGATCGTTGACGGGCCGCATCAGGTGGCGCGCCTGCGCCGTCATCTGGAGGCGTGGGACCTCGAGGTCAACGTCGAATGCAAAAGTTTGTCGGCGCTGCTGGAATGGGCGGACTACCGCCCCGCGATCATCGAAGGCGAGATTTCCGCCGGCGTCGTTTTGCAGGCCGACGGTCTCTACATCTACAGCGAAGAGGAAATTTTCGGCGAGCCGCGGGCGCATCGGCGCAGGCGTCCGAGCGCCAAGGGTGCGCTGCTCAATCTTGAACAGCTCAAGCCCGACGATTTCGTCGTGCATATCGATCACGGCATCGCCAAGTACCGCGGCCTGCGCCACATGAAGGTCGCCGACGTCGAGGGCGACTTTCTGAATCTCGAATACTCGGGCAACGACACGATGTACGTGCCGGTCGAGCGGATAAATCTCGTTCAACGTTACATTGGCGGCGACGACGCGGAACCCAAGCTCGACAAGCTGGGCAGCGGCTCGTGGGAGAAGGTAAAGCGGCGCACCAGGCAGGCGGTGCTCGCGATGGCGGCCGAGTTGCTCGACGTGTACGCGGCGCGGGAAGTGATGGAGGGGCACCCGTATCCGCCACCGGGCGCGGACTACGAGGAGTTCGCGTCGCGCTTCGAGTTCGAGGAGACGCCGGACCAGCAGTCGGCGATCGACGACGTCATCCGCGACTTGACGCGTGCCAAGCCGATGGATCGGCTGATCTGCGGCGACGCCGGCTTCGGCAAAACTGAAGTCGCGCTGCGCGCCGCGTTCATCGCCGTGATGGATGGCCGGCAGGTCGCCGTGCTGGTGCCAACGACGATCCTCGCCGAGCAGCACTGGAACACGTTTCGCGAGCGCTTCAAGGATTATCCGGTTCGCGTTGAGATGGTCTCGCGGTTTCGCAGCCACAAGGAAAATCGGGCCGTGATCGAGGAGGCCGGCCGCGGCAAGGTCGACATCATCGTCGGGACCCATCGGCTGCTTTCGAGCGACGTTCAGTTCCCGCGCCTGGGCTTGCTGGTGATCGACGAGGAGCACCGATTCGGCGTGGTGGACAAGGAGCGAATCAAGAAGCTCAAGAAGTTGGTGCCGGTGTTGACGATGACCGCGACGCCGATTCCGCGCACGCTGCACATGGCGATGCTCGGCATCCGCGACCTCTCCGTGATTCAGACGCCGCCGCCGGACCGCCAGGCGATTCGCACCTTCGTCGCGCATTTCGACGACGCCACCATCCGCGATTCAATCCTGCGCGAGTTGAACCGTGGCGGCCAGGTTTTCTTCGTTCACAATCGCGTCGAGAATATCGACTACATGGCCAGTCATCTGCGCGCGCTGGTGCCCGAGGCCAAGACCGCAATCGCGCATGGCCAGATGAAGGAGCGGCAGCTCGAGGACGTGATGCGCGACTTTATCGAAAAGCGGGTCAATGTGTTGGTCTGCAGCGCTATCATCGAATCGGGCCTGGATATTCCCAACGCGAACACGATGATCATCAATCGCGCCGATCATTTCGGTCTCGCGCAGTTATATCAGTTGCGCGGCCGCGTCGGCCGTTCGCGCCAAAAAGCGTACGCATACCTGCTGATTCCCGGCGAACACATCATCACGCGCGACGCCAAGCGGCGAATCGATGCGCTTCGTGAACTGGTCGAGTCCGAAAGCGGCGGCGGTTTCAAGCTCGCGATGGCCGACCTCGAGCATCGCGGCGCCGGCAACCTGCTCGGCCACGAGCAGCACGGACAGATCGCGGCGGTTGGGTTTGAGCTTTATACCGAGATGATGGAAGAGGCGATTGCCGAACTGCGCGGCCAGCCCAGTCGCCCCGACTTCGAGCCCGAGCTTCGAATCGCAGTGCCCGCGTACATTCCCGAGGCTTACGTCTCCGACGAGAACGAGCGGTTGGCGCTCTATCGGCGGCTCGCGCGTGCGCAGCGCGAGGAGGATCTCGGCGAGATTCGCGACGAGCTGCGCGATCGGTTCGGTCCGGTGCCGACGCTGATCGAAAATTTGATCGCGGCGATGAATGTTCGGCGCCAGATGAAACAGTTGATGATCCTGAGCGCGATTCTCAAGGGCTCGCAGCTCGAAATCAGATTTCATCCCGATGCGCCCGTGGAAACCGCGCGGCTGGTGAAGCTCGCGGACCAGAATCGGCGTACGCTGCGGCTGACGCCGTCGTACCAGGTGATCGCGCGAATCGAACCCGGAGAATACGAGCAACTGTTCGCGCAACTCGACGGCGTCTTGCAGGCCCTGGCGGGCTGTGAAAAGTTGGAAAACTGGACGGCCGCGAAAGTCGGGCCGGCCGTCAATTAG
- a CDS encoding PDZ domain-containing protein, whose product MKLQKMLTLGVATAVLFALSHFAIAQAQNAQTGSQGGGNSANPGIAGQGGSDATLEIAPQPGLAAPKPGVQEIPGGRNFNPGENSTSIEPNFRPKTENGNGDSNRPHPPPYLGITVQYTTQCYLGKEEHGLEVLTIDPNSPAAQAGLQARSGMSAIGAAVSTLTGILPGGSILANKALGSSGAMGHGGDLIVAVDDRRVRDQSDLESAMARLKPGDTMYLTVIRPDGNSHKTIKIAVKVGAVGEPIANGAPTGGNRH is encoded by the coding sequence ATGAAGCTGCAGAAGATGCTCACGCTGGGCGTGGCGACAGCCGTGCTGTTCGCGCTGTCTCATTTTGCAATCGCGCAGGCGCAGAACGCGCAAACGGGCTCCCAGGGCGGCGGGAATTCCGCCAATCCCGGGATTGCGGGGCAGGGCGGCAGCGACGCGACGCTCGAGATAGCTCCGCAGCCCGGCTTGGCGGCGCCGAAACCCGGCGTTCAGGAAATTCCCGGCGGCCGGAATTTTAATCCGGGCGAGAACAGCACGTCGATCGAACCCAACTTCCGCCCGAAAACAGAGAACGGCAACGGCGATAGCAACCGGCCGCATCCTCCACCCTACCTCGGCATCACCGTGCAATACACGACGCAGTGCTACCTCGGAAAGGAGGAGCATGGGCTCGAAGTGCTGACCATCGATCCCAACAGTCCGGCCGCCCAAGCGGGCCTGCAGGCGCGCTCTGGAATGAGCGCGATCGGCGCGGCGGTTTCCACGCTGACGGGAATACTGCCCGGCGGATCAATTCTGGCTAATAAGGCGCTGGGGAGTTCGGGAGCGATGGGCCATGGGGGAGATCTGATTGTCGCGGTTGACGATCGGCGCGTGCGCGACCAGAGCGATCTGGAAAGCGCGATGGCGCGGCTCAAGCCGGGAGACACGATGTACCTGACGGTGATCAGGCCGGACGGCAACTCGCACAAGACAATCAAAATCGCGGTGAAAGTCGGCGCGGTGGGCGAGCCAATCGCGAATGGGGCGCCGACGGGCGGCAACCGGCACTAG
- a CDS encoding D-2-hydroxyacid dehydrogenase has protein sequence MKIISTVALQPAHRAAITSAVPGAELADRQCRTAEEVSEFVSGGCDVLLTFRMPLDIMNRARGLRWVQLLSAGADHALGGPLKGIAIPVTTASGIHATPIGEYTIASMLSYAHRIHLAIRAQIRREWMRSGAFMASVDEIRGRTLGIIGYGSIGRETARLAAAFGMNVLALKRNPAERADPGWCPAGLGDPEGKLPARFFGPGEREAILRDSDYVSVTLPLTDHTRKFIGEREFAAMKPGAYLVNIGRGEVIDERAMAAALTAGKIGGAGLDVFEHEPLEAKSPLWDLENVILTPHISGANRGYMDKACELFAENLKKFAANRPLLNLVDPKLGY, from the coding sequence ATGAAAATAATATCCACGGTTGCGCTGCAACCCGCGCATCGCGCCGCAATTACCAGCGCAGTGCCCGGAGCCGAGTTGGCCGATCGCCAATGCCGAACCGCCGAGGAAGTCAGCGAGTTCGTCAGTGGCGGATGCGACGTGCTGCTCACCTTTCGGATGCCGCTGGACATCATGAATCGGGCGCGCGGCCTCAGGTGGGTTCAACTGCTCAGCGCTGGCGCAGACCACGCGCTCGGCGGACCACTCAAGGGGATCGCGATTCCAGTCACGACCGCGAGCGGAATTCATGCGACGCCGATCGGGGAATACACGATCGCCTCGATGCTCTCGTATGCGCATCGGATTCATCTCGCGATTCGGGCGCAGATTCGCCGCGAGTGGATGCGCTCGGGCGCTTTCATGGCGAGCGTGGACGAAATCCGTGGGCGGACCCTTGGCATCATCGGCTACGGATCGATCGGCAGGGAAACGGCGCGGCTCGCGGCCGCATTTGGGATGAACGTGCTTGCGCTCAAGCGCAACCCGGCCGAGCGCGCCGATCCCGGATGGTGTCCGGCGGGGCTCGGCGATCCCGAAGGCAAGCTTCCCGCACGCTTCTTCGGTCCCGGCGAGCGCGAAGCGATCCTCCGCGACAGCGATTACGTGTCGGTCACGCTGCCGCTCACCGACCACACGCGCAAGTTCATCGGCGAGCGGGAATTCGCCGCGATGAAGCCCGGCGCGTACCTGGTAAATATCGGGCGCGGCGAAGTGATCGACGAGCGCGCGATGGCCGCGGCGTTGACCGCGGGAAAGATTGGCGGCGCGGGCCTCGACGTGTTCGAGCATGAACCGCTCGAAGCCAAAAGCCCGCTTTGGGACCTGGAAAATGTCATCCTGACGCCGCACATTTCCGGCGCCAATCGCGGCTACATGGACAAGGCATGCGAACTGTTCGCGGAGAATCTGAAAAAGTTCGCCGCAAACCGCCCGCTGCTGAACCTGGTCGATCCCAAACTCGGCTATTAG
- a CDS encoding UDP-N-acetylmuramate--L-alanine ligase → MADSGSTARLARIPASPRRVHLIGVGGTAMAALAGMLVERGLSVTGSDHQLYEPTASLLRNSRVGLMTGFSPANLSPAPDLVVVGNAIVPGNPEAVALLDSAIPYLSMPEALWHFFLKGRRVLMVAGTHGKTTSTAMMAHVLDAAGRDPSMLVGGVASDFGSNYRLGRGADFVIEGDEYDTAFFDKGPKFLHYRAIGAIITAVEFDHADIYRDLEHVKSSFRALVDQMDSSRVLAVCADFPHALEVSAAARSRRLTYGLRGGEYRAADITVGADGARFSVTRDGDRIQDSIHLPIGGRMNVANALGVYVLLSAFGLSGDEIAGGLRTFKGVVRRQQVIGEAAGVTVVDDFAHHPTAIGVTLEAIAERFPGRRILAAFEPRSNTARRNVFQNAFAAAFDRASRVYLGPVYFKENDPIAPGERLETGALASAISARGPHAIACASNDQILERMLSDARAGDVAIFMSNGPFDGLKERFLTALQAR, encoded by the coding sequence GTGGCTGATTCCGGCAGCACCGCGCGCCTCGCGCGCATCCCGGCGTCCCCCCGGCGCGTGCATCTGATCGGAGTCGGCGGCACCGCGATGGCCGCACTGGCCGGGATGCTGGTGGAACGCGGCTTGTCGGTCACCGGCTCCGACCATCAGCTCTACGAGCCGACGGCGTCGCTGCTCAGGAACTCGCGGGTCGGATTGATGACGGGATTTTCGCCCGCGAACCTGTCGCCCGCGCCCGACCTGGTGGTGGTGGGCAATGCGATCGTGCCGGGCAATCCCGAAGCCGTGGCGCTGCTCGATTCCGCGATCCCGTATCTCTCGATGCCTGAAGCGCTGTGGCATTTTTTCCTGAAGGGCCGGCGCGTGCTGATGGTCGCGGGAACGCATGGCAAGACCACCTCGACTGCAATGATGGCGCACGTGCTCGACGCGGCGGGGCGCGATCCCTCGATGCTGGTGGGAGGAGTGGCGAGCGATTTCGGATCGAACTACCGGCTTGGCCGGGGCGCCGATTTCGTCATCGAGGGCGACGAGTACGACACGGCGTTTTTCGACAAAGGACCGAAGTTTCTGCATTACCGGGCGATCGGTGCGATTATTACCGCGGTCGAATTCGATCACGCCGACATCTATCGCGATCTCGAGCATGTGAAATCGAGTTTCCGCGCGCTCGTCGATCAGATGGATTCGTCGCGCGTGCTCGCGGTATGCGCCGACTTTCCGCACGCGCTCGAAGTCAGCGCGGCGGCGCGCTCGCGGCGGCTCACGTACGGGCTGCGCGGGGGCGAATACCGCGCGGCGGACATTACGGTGGGCGCAGACGGCGCGAGGTTTTCGGTAACGCGCGACGGCGACCGAATCCAGGATTCAATCCATCTTCCGATCGGCGGCCGAATGAATGTCGCCAACGCGCTGGGCGTTTACGTGCTGCTGAGCGCGTTTGGACTGTCCGGCGACGAGATTGCCGGCGGGTTGCGCACGTTCAAGGGCGTGGTGCGCCGCCAGCAGGTGATCGGAGAGGCGGCGGGAGTGACGGTGGTCGATGACTTTGCGCATCACCCGACCGCGATCGGCGTCACGCTCGAGGCGATTGCCGAGCGGTTCCCTGGCCGGCGGATACTTGCGGCGTTCGAGCCGCGCTCGAATACGGCGCGGCGCAACGTTTTCCAAAATGCGTTCGCGGCCGCATTCGATCGCGCCTCGCGCGTCTATCTGGGCCCGGTCTATTTCAAGGAAAACGATCCGATCGCACCGGGCGAGCGGCTGGAAACCGGCGCGCTGGCAAGTGCGATCAGTGCGCGTGGGCCTCATGCGATTGCATGCGCGTCGAACGATCAGATCCTCGAGCGGATGCTCTCCGACGCGCGCGCGGGCGACGTGGCGATCTTCATGTCGAACGGGCCGTTCGATGGCTTGAAGGAACGGTTTCTAACGGCGTTGCAGGCGCGGTAG
- a CDS encoding serine hydrolase domain-containing protein, with translation MGWSDVERAFNDAVEERVIPGATVVVRRGAEVAFEGAFGFRSIEPSRSPAKIETVYDLSSLTKALATTVAAMILARDGKFRLDDRVTRFFPNFGVHGKITVTFRHLLAHCSGLAAWRPFYQRIAEIEKSGRVNFMASHGAKEFAYEEIHREKPEAAPATKTIYSDLGFIVLGETIEKVASVALNRFCREKIFRPLGLRATDYIDISLVRSRRLEPVADMFAPTEICPSRKRLLVGEVDDENAFAMGGVAGHAGLFAPVREVDRLARELIACYAGRSDFVPQKIIREFWTRDPTVPGSTWALGWDTPSAEHSSSGHRFSPAAVGHLGFTGTSIWIEPESEVAISMLTNRVHPRRDNQKIREFRPKIHDLIMDALGGG, from the coding sequence TTGGGATGGAGTGATGTGGAGCGGGCGTTCAACGACGCGGTCGAGGAGCGGGTGATTCCCGGCGCGACGGTCGTCGTGCGGCGCGGCGCGGAGGTCGCGTTCGAGGGCGCATTCGGATTCAGATCGATCGAGCCGAGCCGCTCGCCGGCCAAAATAGAAACCGTCTATGATCTGTCGTCACTCACCAAGGCGCTGGCGACGACGGTCGCGGCGATGATCCTGGCGCGCGACGGCAAGTTTCGCCTCGATGATCGAGTGACGCGCTTCTTTCCGAACTTTGGCGTGCACGGCAAGATCACCGTCACGTTTCGCCATCTGCTGGCGCATTGCTCGGGCCTGGCGGCGTGGCGGCCGTTCTACCAGCGGATCGCGGAGATTGAAAAAAGCGGGCGGGTCAACTTCATGGCGAGTCACGGCGCCAAGGAGTTCGCTTACGAGGAGATTCATCGCGAGAAACCCGAGGCCGCGCCCGCGACCAAAACTATCTACTCGGATCTCGGGTTCATCGTGCTGGGTGAGACGATCGAAAAGGTCGCCAGCGTCGCGCTCAACCGATTCTGCCGCGAGAAAATCTTCCGCCCGCTGGGCCTGCGCGCGACCGACTATATAGACATCTCACTGGTCCGCTCGCGGCGGCTGGAACCGGTCGCCGACATGTTTGCGCCCACCGAAATCTGTCCTTCGCGCAAGCGGCTGCTGGTCGGCGAAGTTGACGACGAGAACGCGTTCGCGATGGGTGGAGTGGCGGGTCACGCCGGACTGTTCGCGCCGGTGCGCGAGGTCGATCGCCTCGCGCGCGAGCTGATCGCCTGTTACGCCGGACGTTCGGATTTCGTGCCGCAAAAAATAATCCGCGAGTTCTGGACGCGCGACCCGACCGTGCCCGGCTCGACCTGGGCGCTTGGATGGGACACGCCGTCGGCGGAGCATTCCAGCTCGGGGCATCGATTCTCGCCGGCGGCAGTGGGCCATCTTGGCTTCACCGGCACTTCGATATGGATCGAGCCGGAAAGCGAAGTTGCGATCTCGATGCTGACCAACCGCGTTCATCCGCGGCGCGACAATCAAAAGATTCGCGAGTTCCGTCCGAAAATTCACGATTTGATCATGGACGCGCTTGGCGGTGGCTGA
- a CDS encoding LD-carboxypeptidase, with protein MNRKPIKPNALKPGDTVAVVAPAAAVEREHLERGVNVLASMGFRVKVSQRVLARSGILAGDDRERASELQEYFADPEVKAIFSARGGYGCGRLLPLLDFKAMARTPKIFVGFSDASFILNALVDFAGMVSFHGPMVAMDFARGLSPRAFGHMQDLLGGKLGGFELEARETMHPGRAHGEVIGGCLSVLVATIGTPYEPRFAGRILFLEDTGEKAYRIDRMLVQLRQTGALGRVAGIVFGAIRAIDGNEQETRLIARFAGEQTAGLGCPVLYGVEAGHGTENFTIPFGVVARIDSAARRIIFTEPAVTR; from the coding sequence GTGAACCGCAAACCGATCAAACCCAACGCGCTCAAACCGGGCGATACAGTTGCGGTCGTCGCGCCCGCCGCGGCGGTCGAACGGGAGCATCTCGAGCGCGGCGTCAACGTGCTCGCCTCGATGGGCTTTCGGGTCAAAGTTTCGCAGCGGGTGCTGGCGCGTTCGGGGATATTGGCCGGCGACGATCGCGAGCGGGCGAGCGAGCTTCAAGAATACTTTGCCGACCCCGAGGTCAAGGCGATCTTTTCCGCGCGCGGCGGTTACGGATGCGGGCGGCTACTGCCGCTGCTCGACTTCAAAGCGATGGCCCGCACGCCCAAAATCTTCGTCGGCTTCTCGGACGCAAGCTTTATCCTCAATGCGCTGGTCGATTTCGCCGGGATGGTATCGTTTCACGGGCCGATGGTCGCGATGGATTTTGCGCGAGGCCTGAGCCCGCGCGCGTTCGGGCACATGCAAGATCTGCTCGGCGGCAAACTCGGCGGCTTCGAGCTGGAGGCGCGCGAGACGATGCATCCTGGGCGCGCGCATGGCGAGGTGATCGGCGGCTGCCTGTCGGTGCTGGTCGCGACGATAGGCACACCGTATGAGCCGCGCTTCGCCGGCCGAATCCTGTTCCTCGAAGACACGGGTGAGAAAGCCTATCGAATCGACCGGATGCTCGTGCAGTTGCGCCAAACCGGCGCGCTCGGCCGAGTGGCGGGAATTGTTTTCGGCGCGATTCGCGCGATCGACGGAAACGAGCAGGAGACGCGGCTGATCGCGCGCTTCGCCGGCGAGCAGACCGCAGGGCTGGGATGCCCGGTGCTGTACGGCGTCGAGGCCGGGCATGGCACCGAGAATTTTACGATTCCGTTCGGCGTGGTGGCGCGAATCGATTCCGCCGCGCGCCGAATCATCTTTACCGAGCCGGCCGTTACGCGGTAA